One window from the genome of Ovis canadensis isolate MfBH-ARS-UI-01 breed Bighorn chromosome 21, ARS-UI_OviCan_v2, whole genome shotgun sequence encodes:
- the LOC138426820 gene encoding mas-related G-protein coupled receptor member A6-like: MDNYCETHHSSPDAAEPAEGSHDVEHVALRSLAVVVALCGLVGNGIVIRFVCLSHKKTSFLIYSLNLAIADFMNLGFQILFSVRQILKPFLHRCFGLHALFTVLRWFFYLTGLGIMTAISFQRCLSALFPIWYRCHCPKHLSAVVSALLWILTFLLNMLRGYACGQLFTREEKFCDKFKTATAVLVFLQFSILGISSLLLLQRVQASSQKHQPRKFHLVLLLSFLGFLLGLPLSIIRFCTTEKIHVFNDICVLLSCINSTANPAIYVFTGSLQREQSTETLKVVLQRALGEETEDAQDQKVTPTGKTESVGL, translated from the coding sequence ATGGACAATTACTGCGAGACTCATCATTCCAGCCCTGACGCTGCAGAGCCGGCTGAAGGGTCACACGATGTTGAGCACGTGGCCCTCCGGTCCCTCGCCGTGGTTGTGGCCCTTTGCGGACTGGTGGGAAATGGAATCGTGATCAggtttgtctgtctgtctcacaAGAAGACCTCCTTCCTCATCTACAGCCTCAATCTGGCGATCGCGGACTTCATGAACCTCGGCTTCCAGATCCTGTTCTCTGTCCGCCAAATCCTGAAGCCGTTCCTCCACCGTTGCTTTGGTCTTCACGCCCTCTTCACGGTCCTGAGGTGGTTCTTCTACCTCACTGGTCTGGGCATCATGACTGCCATCAGCTTCCAGCGCTGTCTGTCCGCCCTCTTCCCCATCTGGTATCGGTGTCATTGCCCCAAGCACCTGTCGGCCGTGGTGAGTGCGCTCCTTTGGATTCTGACCTTTCTGTTAAATATGCTGAGAGGTTATGCCTGCGGCCAGCTATTCACCAGGGAGGAAAAGTTTTGTGACAAATTTAAGACTGCCACCGCCGTGTTGGTCTTCCTCCAGTTCTCCATCCTGGGCATATCCAGTCTGCTGTTGCTCCAGCGAGTCCAGGCCAGCTCCCAGAAGCATCAGCCCAGAAAGTTCCACCTGGTCCTCCTGCTCTCGTTCCTGGGCTTCCTCCTCGGCCTGCCCCTCAGCATCATCCGGTTCTGCACAACCGAGAAAATTCACGTCTTCAATGACATCTGTGTTCTCTTGTCCTGCATCAACAGCACGGCCAACCCTGCCATTTATGTCTTCACTGggagccttcagagggagcagTCAACGGAGACCCTCAAGGTGGTCCTTCAGAGAGCCCTGGGTGAGGAGACGGAGGATGCTCAGGACCAGAAAGTGACTCCAACTGGCAAGACGGAGAGCGTGGGCCTCTGA